In Flavobacteriaceae bacterium, the following proteins share a genomic window:
- a CDS encoding translation initiation factor IF-3, producing MRRKRSRGPLRVIKEDQHRINSKIRVEEVRLVGDNIEVGVYPTRKAMEFAEEQGLDLVEISPKAVPPVCKIMDYKKFLYEQKKRDKALKSKATKVIVKEIRFGPQTDDHDYEFKKKHAEKFLKDGAKLKAFVFFKGRSIIFKEQGQILLLRLAQDLEEFGKVEQMPKLEGKRMIMFIAPKKAK from the coding sequence ATACGTAGAAAAAGGTCTAGAGGGCCACTTAGAGTAATTAAAGAAGATCAACACAGAATCAATTCTAAAATTAGAGTTGAAGAAGTGAGACTTGTTGGAGACAACATAGAAGTAGGTGTATATCCTACAAGAAAGGCAATGGAGTTTGCTGAAGAACAAGGATTAGATCTTGTAGAAATTTCTCCTAAAGCTGTTCCTCCCGTATGTAAAATTATGGATTATAAGAAGTTTCTTTACGAACAAAAGAAACGTGATAAGGCTTTAAAGTCGAAAGCAACTAAGGTAATTGTTAAAGAAATTCGTTTTGGTCCTCAAACAGATGATCACGATTACGAATTTAAGAAAAAACATGCTGAAAAGTTTTTAAAAGATGGCGCAAAGCTTAAAGCTTTTGTATTTTTTAAAGGACGTTCAATAATATTTAAAGAACAAGGACAAATACTACTATTGCGTTTAGCGCAAGATTTAGAGGAGTTTGGAAAAGTTGAACAAATGCCTAAATTAGAAGGTAAACGTATGATTATGTTTATTGCTCCTAAAAAGGCAAAGTAA
- a CDS encoding amidohydrolase — protein sequence MYRIKLVILFLFIIQFNINAQDKTEKKSWDVSNPEGDWNFKDLKLSTNQGTWMNLDVSPDGKHIVFDLLGDIYIMNSAGGKATILREGLPFEIQPRFSPDGKTISFTSDAGGGDNVWTMNLDGSNAKQITKETFRLLNNATWMPDGNFLIARKHFTSGRSLGAGEMWMYHKSGGSGIQLTKRKNDQQDVNEPSISPDGKYLYYSEDVYPGGAFQYNKDPNKQIYVINRYNLETSEIERVTGGPGGAARPQISRDGKKLAFVKRVRTKSVLYIHDLETGEEWPIYDGLDKDQQEAWAIFGVYTNFNWTPNNKAIIIWSGGKINKVDVNTLKVTNIPFQVDTSIKIAKAVEFDTPVAPDTFDAKVIRHAVTSPDEKTIVFNALGYLWIKKMPKGAPKRLTSGTDFEFEPSFSPDGKTIVFVTWNDENLGAVHTLSINDGTSTKLTKEKGIYRTPTFSNDGKHITFRKEGGNNEQGLAFAKKSGLYFMNSDGTDIKFLTKEGEYPMFNKTNNRILYQTGGTYFGALTKELRSVDLNGGTKRTLIKSKHGNRLVPSPDNKWIAFQHLHKVYMAPMPSSGQSIDLIDKTKFIPVTQLSKDAGINLHWSNNSKNIHWTLGNEYFTALASEETKAIVESGIKIDLKVKTDKPEGTIAFTGARIITMESDQVIENGTIIIKENKIVAIGNTLDVKIPANAKTYDVTGKTIMPGIVDAHAHIGGFRYGLTTQKHWQFYANLAFGVTTAHDPSANTETVFALSELQKNGTLVGPRLYSTGFILYGAEGDFKAVINNLDDARSSIRRTKAFGALSVKSYNQPRREQRQQVLQAAREEGIFVVPEGGSTFFTNMSMIMDGHTGIEHNIPVAPVYKDVIELWKNSNSGYTPTLIVNYAGLNGEYYWYQNTNVWENEKLLKYTPRSIIDSRSRHRTMVPQEEYENGHIKVSKVAKQLNDNGVTVNLGAHGQLQGLGAHWELWLLQQGGMSNLQALRAATLNGAEYLGMSNDIGSLKVGKLADLVVMNKNPLEDIKNTESIIYTMVNGRLYDTNTMNEIGNSPKPRTKFYWESGTYNQAFKWHEASNSFTRESCGCHVGSH from the coding sequence ATGTATCGTATTAAGCTTGTAATTCTATTTCTATTCATCATTCAATTTAATATAAACGCTCAGGATAAAACAGAAAAAAAATCTTGGGATGTATCAAATCCAGAAGGTGATTGGAATTTTAAAGATTTAAAACTTTCAACAAATCAAGGTACTTGGATGAATTTAGATGTTAGCCCAGATGGAAAACATATTGTTTTTGATTTATTAGGCGACATTTATATTATGAATAGTGCTGGAGGAAAAGCAACAATTTTAAGAGAAGGGCTACCTTTTGAAATACAACCTCGATTTAGTCCAGATGGCAAAACAATTTCGTTTACAAGTGATGCAGGTGGTGGAGATAATGTTTGGACCATGAACTTAGATGGTAGTAATGCCAAACAAATCACAAAAGAAACGTTTAGGTTATTAAATAATGCTACGTGGATGCCTGATGGCAATTTTTTAATTGCTAGAAAACATTTTACTTCTGGAAGATCTTTAGGAGCAGGAGAAATGTGGATGTATCATAAATCTGGCGGTAGTGGCATACAACTTACTAAAAGAAAAAACGATCAGCAAGATGTAAATGAACCTTCTATTTCTCCTGATGGAAAGTATTTATATTATAGTGAAGATGTCTATCCAGGTGGTGCTTTTCAATACAACAAAGATCCTAATAAACAAATTTATGTAATTAATCGTTACAACTTAGAAACTAGCGAAATAGAAAGAGTTACTGGAGGCCCTGGTGGAGCTGCTAGGCCTCAAATATCTAGAGATGGAAAAAAACTGGCTTTTGTAAAAAGGGTAAGAACTAAATCTGTATTATATATTCATGATTTAGAAACTGGTGAAGAATGGCCTATTTATGATGGCTTAGATAAGGATCAACAAGAAGCTTGGGCTATTTTTGGAGTATATACTAATTTTAACTGGACTCCAAATAATAAGGCTATTATAATATGGTCTGGAGGAAAAATTAATAAAGTTGATGTTAATACTTTAAAAGTTACTAATATTCCTTTTCAAGTTGATACTTCTATAAAAATTGCAAAAGCTGTAGAGTTTGATACTCCTGTAGCTCCAGATACTTTTGATGCAAAAGTTATTAGGCATGCTGTTACTTCTCCAGATGAAAAAACAATTGTTTTTAATGCACTTGGATATTTATGGATTAAAAAAATGCCTAAAGGCGCTCCTAAAAGATTAACTTCAGGCACAGATTTTGAATTTGAACCTTCTTTTTCTCCAGATGGAAAGACAATTGTTTTTGTCACTTGGAATGATGAAAATTTAGGTGCTGTACATACGTTATCGATTAATGACGGAACTTCTACCAAACTCACTAAAGAAAAAGGAATCTACAGAACTCCAACTTTCTCTAATGATGGAAAACACATTACATTTAGAAAAGAAGGAGGAAATAATGAGCAAGGATTGGCTTTTGCAAAAAAATCTGGATTGTATTTTATGAATTCTGATGGTACAGATATAAAGTTTTTAACTAAAGAAGGTGAGTATCCAATGTTTAATAAAACTAACAATCGTATACTTTATCAAACTGGTGGAACTTATTTTGGTGCTTTAACAAAAGAACTCAGAAGTGTAGATTTAAATGGTGGCACTAAAAGAACATTAATAAAATCTAAGCACGGTAATCGATTAGTGCCTAGCCCTGATAATAAATGGATTGCTTTCCAGCATTTGCACAAAGTATATATGGCACCAATGCCTAGTTCTGGTCAATCTATTGATTTAATAGATAAAACTAAATTTATCCCAGTGACACAGTTATCTAAAGATGCTGGTATTAACTTACATTGGTCTAATAATAGCAAAAACATACATTGGACATTAGGTAACGAATATTTTACAGCTTTAGCTTCAGAAGAAACCAAAGCTATTGTTGAATCTGGAATTAAAATTGATTTAAAAGTTAAAACTGATAAGCCAGAAGGGACAATTGCTTTTACTGGAGCTCGAATTATAACCATGGAAAGTGATCAAGTTATCGAAAATGGGACAATTATTATTAAAGAAAATAAAATTGTAGCTATTGGTAATACTCTTGATGTTAAAATTCCTGCTAATGCAAAAACTTATGATGTAACTGGAAAAACTATCATGCCAGGAATTGTAGATGCACACGCACACATTGGAGGGTTTCGTTATGGGTTAACCACACAAAAGCATTGGCAGTTTTATGCTAACTTAGCATTTGGGGTTACAACTGCGCATGATCCTTCTGCTAATACAGAAACTGTATTTGCATTATCCGAATTACAAAAAAACGGAACCTTAGTAGGTCCACGTCTCTACTCTACTGGGTTTATACTCTATGGAGCAGAAGGTGATTTTAAAGCGGTAATTAATAATTTAGATGATGCTCGATCTTCAATACGCCGTACTAAAGCTTTTGGAGCTTTATCTGTAAAAAGTTATAACCAACCACGTCGCGAACAACGTCAGCAAGTATTACAAGCCGCTCGCGAAGAAGGTATTTTTGTAGTTCCTGAAGGTGGGTCCACTTTTTTTACTAATATGTCTATGATAATGGATGGACATACTGGCATAGAGCATAATATTCCTGTAGCTCCTGTATATAAAGATGTGATTGAGCTTTGGAAAAACAGTAATTCTGGCTATACTCCGACCTTAATAGTTAATTATGCAGGTTTAAATGGTGAATATTATTGGTATCAAAACACCAATGTATGGGAAAACGAAAAATTATTAAAATACACACCTAGAAGTATTATTGATTCAAGATCGAGACACCGGACAATGGTGCCTCAAGAAGAATATGAAAACGGGCATATTAAAGTTTCTAAAGTTGCAAAGCAATTAAATGACAATGGAGTTACTGTAAATCTTGGAGCTCATGGGCAATTACAAGGCTTGGGTGCACATTGGGAGTTATGGTTATTACAACAAGGAGGAATGAGTAATCTACAAGCTTTAAGAGCCGCTACTCTTAATGGAGCAGAATATTTAGGAATGAGTAATGATATTGGGTCTCTTAAAGTTGGTAAGCTTGCAGACCTAGTAGTTATGAATAAAAACCCTTTAGAAGATATAAAAAATACCGAAAGTATTATTTATACAATGGTTAACGGTCGTTTATACGATACCAATACAATGAACGAAATAGGTAACTCTCCTAAACCACGAACAAAATTTTATTGGGAAAGTGGAACTTATAATCAAGCTTTTAAATGGCATGAAGCAAGTAATAGTTTTACACGTGAATCTTGTGGGTGCCATGTTGGGAGTCATTAA
- a CDS encoding adenylate/guanylate cyclase domain-containing protein produces the protein MNLKQFLISAVQSILFWTIAFILFTVFRYYGFNEEEYQVIIANNEIPIFQWFDVPIYIGVFVGFSYALIELLFNRFITNKVSIGVTLILKNTLYLLILIVLSPNIFFYVEELMDINLVDDWRLSKVFRITVLYFFICSLIFSFIKIANEKFGRGVFLKMLIGKYRNPQEEKRIFMFLDLKNSTSIAEQLGHFKYSQFIQDCFLDLNKIINKFNAEVYQYVGDEAVLSWKYKVGVDKNKCIEVFFSFKEQLQKRNHYYQKKYNTIPKFKAGLHGGKLMVAEVGTIKKELAFHGDVINTTARIQAECNRYSEELLISDKLLKNIQLKEKYILKLLGETQLKGKQNTVVIHSINNKRT, from the coding sequence ATGAACCTTAAACAATTCTTGATATCTGCCGTCCAATCTATTTTATTTTGGACTATAGCTTTTATACTTTTTACAGTATTTAGATATTACGGATTTAATGAAGAAGAATATCAAGTTATAATAGCTAATAATGAAATTCCAATTTTTCAATGGTTTGATGTACCCATTTATATTGGAGTTTTTGTTGGGTTTAGTTATGCATTAATAGAACTTCTTTTTAATAGATTTATCACTAATAAAGTATCAATAGGTGTTACACTTATATTAAAAAATACATTATACTTATTAATATTAATTGTGTTGTCTCCTAATATATTTTTTTATGTAGAAGAATTAATGGACATAAATTTAGTTGATGATTGGAGGCTTAGTAAGGTATTTAGGATTACAGTTTTATATTTTTTTATATGCTCTTTAATATTTTCATTTATAAAAATTGCAAACGAAAAATTTGGAAGAGGAGTGTTTCTTAAAATGTTAATAGGAAAATATCGAAACCCACAAGAGGAGAAACGGATTTTCATGTTTTTAGATTTAAAAAATTCAACTTCAATAGCAGAACAATTAGGTCACTTTAAATACAGTCAATTTATACAAGATTGCTTTTTAGATTTAAATAAAATAATTAATAAATTTAATGCCGAAGTATATCAATATGTTGGAGATGAAGCAGTTTTAAGCTGGAAATATAAAGTTGGAGTGGATAAAAATAAATGTATAGAAGTTTTTTTCTCTTTTAAAGAACAACTTCAAAAAAGAAATCATTATTATCAAAAAAAATATAATACAATCCCAAAATTCAAAGCAGGATTACATGGAGGAAAATTGATGGTTGCTGAGGTTGGAACAATTAAAAAAGAATTAGCATTTCATGGAGATGTGATTAATACAACAGCTAGAATACAAGCAGAATGTAATAGATATTCAGAAGAACTATTGATTTCTGATAAATTATTAAAAAATATTCAACTAAAAGAAAAATATATATTAAAGCTTCTTGGTGAAACTCAATTAAAAGGAAAGCAAAATACAGTTGTGATACATTCAATAAATAATAAAAGAACCTAA
- a CDS encoding 50S ribosomal protein L35, protein MPKMKTKSSAKKRFKLTGSGKIKRKHAFKSHILTKKSKKRKLALTHSTLVHESDEANIKQQLRLK, encoded by the coding sequence ATGCCTAAAATGAAAACAAAATCTAGTGCCAAGAAACGCTTTAAGTTAACGGGCTCTGGAAAAATTAAAAGAAAGCACGCTTTTAAAAGTCACATCTTAACAAAGAAGTCCAAAAAGCGTAAGTTAGCTTTAACTCACAGTACTTTAGTACATGAAAGTGATGAAGCAAATATTAAACAACAATTACGTTTAAAGTAA
- a CDS encoding 50S ribosomal protein L20, with translation MPRSVNSVAKRARRKKVLKQAKGYFGRRKNVWTVAKNAVDKAMLYSYRDRRNKKRTFRALWITRINAGAREHGLSYSQFMGKLKANDIELNRKVLADLAMNNPEAFKAIVDKVN, from the coding sequence ATGCCAAGATCAGTAAATTCAGTTGCGAAAAGAGCCAGAAGAAAAAAGGTTCTTAAGCAAGCAAAAGGTTACTTCGGACGTCGTAAAAACGTTTGGACAGTAGCGAAAAATGCGGTTGACAAAGCGATGTTATATTCGTATAGAGACCGAAGAAATAAAAAGAGAACATTTCGTGCACTTTGGATTACACGTATAAACGCTGGAGCTAGAGAACATGGGTTATCTTATTCTCAATTTATGGGTAAATTAAAAGCTAATGATATCGAATTAAACCGTAAGGTTTTAGCTGATTTAGCAATGAATAACCCTGAAGCTTTTAAAGCAATTGTAGATAAAGTAAACTAA
- a CDS encoding threonine--tRNA ligase yields MIKITLPDDSIRTFNNSITAMDVAKDISEGFARNVISAKFNGITIETSTLLTTDGNLILYTWNDDEGKTAFWHSSAHILAQALEELYTDVKLWVGPAIENGFYYDVDLGENTISDKDFKTIEDKMLEIAREKHDFKMRTVSKADALAYYKGKNNYKVDLVEGLEDGTISFCDHSTFSDLCRGGHIPNTGIVKAIKILSVAGAYYKGDENNKQLTRVYGISFPKQKELKEYLELLEEAKKRDHRKLGKQLELFTFSQKVGQGLPLWLPKGAALRSRLEDFLKKAQQKAGYEMVVTPHIGQKELYVTSGHYAKYGEDSFQPIKTPKEDEEFLLKPMNCPHHCEIYNAKPFSYKELPKRFAEFGTVYRYEQSGELHGLTRVRGFTQDDAHIFCTPDQLDQEFKNVIDLSLYVLGSLGFENFTAQVSVRDLDTPDKYIGSVENWEKAEQAIINAAKDKGLNYVIESGEAAFYGPKLDFMVKDALGRQWQLGTIQVDYNLPERFDLTYKGSDNELHRPVMIHRAPFGSMERFIALLLEHTGGNFPLWLMPEQAIILSISEKYEKYAEKVLNLLENAEIRALVDNRNETMGKKIREAEMKKIPYMIIVGENEENEIKITVRQHGGEDLGMITVDEFSKIVDTEINKTLKQFNV; encoded by the coding sequence ATGATTAAGATTACTTTACCAGATGATTCAATAAGAACATTCAATAATAGCATCACTGCTATGGATGTTGCTAAGGATATTAGCGAAGGGTTTGCAAGAAATGTAATTTCTGCAAAATTTAACGGTATAACTATTGAGACATCCACTTTATTAACCACAGATGGCAATCTTATATTATATACTTGGAACGATGACGAAGGTAAAACAGCTTTTTGGCATTCGTCTGCTCACATATTAGCACAAGCGTTAGAAGAATTATATACTGATGTAAAATTATGGGTAGGGCCTGCTATTGAAAATGGTTTTTATTATGATGTAGATCTAGGTGAAAATACTATTTCTGATAAAGATTTCAAAACCATTGAAGATAAAATGTTAGAAATCGCTAGGGAAAAACACGATTTTAAAATGCGTACAGTTTCTAAAGCAGATGCTTTAGCTTATTACAAAGGTAAAAACAATTATAAGGTTGATCTTGTAGAAGGTCTTGAGGATGGTACAATTAGTTTTTGTGATCATTCAACGTTTTCAGATTTATGTCGTGGCGGTCACATTCCTAATACAGGAATTGTAAAAGCTATAAAAATATTAAGCGTAGCTGGTGCCTATTATAAAGGAGATGAAAATAACAAACAATTAACAAGAGTTTATGGTATTTCGTTTCCTAAACAAAAAGAATTAAAAGAATATTTAGAACTTCTTGAAGAAGCAAAGAAAAGAGATCACAGAAAATTAGGGAAACAGTTAGAGTTGTTTACTTTTTCTCAAAAAGTAGGGCAAGGTTTACCATTATGGCTACCTAAAGGTGCAGCTTTACGTTCTCGATTAGAAGATTTTCTTAAAAAAGCTCAGCAAAAAGCTGGCTATGAAATGGTAGTAACTCCACATATTGGTCAAAAAGAGCTCTATGTCACTTCTGGTCATTATGCAAAATATGGAGAAGATAGTTTTCAACCTATTAAAACACCTAAAGAAGATGAGGAGTTTTTATTAAAGCCAATGAACTGCCCTCATCATTGTGAAATTTATAATGCAAAACCATTTAGTTATAAAGAACTTCCAAAACGTTTTGCAGAATTTGGCACTGTATATCGTTACGAACAAAGCGGAGAGCTTCATGGTCTAACTCGTGTAAGGGGGTTTACTCAAGATGACGCCCATATTTTTTGTACTCCAGATCAATTGGATCAGGAATTTAAAAATGTAATTGATTTATCCCTATATGTTTTAGGATCTTTAGGGTTTGAAAATTTTACAGCTCAAGTTTCTGTTAGAGATTTAGACACTCCTGACAAATATATTGGTAGTGTTGAAAATTGGGAAAAAGCAGAACAAGCAATTATTAATGCCGCTAAAGACAAAGGCTTAAATTATGTTATAGAATCTGGTGAAGCTGCATTTTATGGGCCAAAACTTGATTTTATGGTTAAAGATGCGCTTGGAAGACAATGGCAGTTAGGAACTATTCAAGTTGATTATAATTTACCTGAACGTTTTGATTTAACTTACAAAGGTAGTGATAATGAGTTACATCGACCTGTTATGATTCACCGAGCGCCTTTTGGTAGTATGGAGCGTTTTATTGCGCTTTTATTAGAGCATACAGGCGGTAATTTCCCACTTTGGTTAATGCCAGAACAAGCTATTATCTTATCTATTAGTGAGAAATATGAAAAATACGCTGAAAAAGTTTTAAATTTGTTAGAAAATGCCGAAATTCGCGCCCTTGTTGATAACAGAAATGAAACTATGGGTAAAAAGATTCGGGAAGCCGAAATGAAAAAAATCCCATATATGATTATTGTTGGGGAAAATGAAGAGAATGAAATAAAGATAACTGTTCGTCAGCACGGTGGAGAAGATTTAGGTATGATTACTGTAGATGAATTTTCGAAAATAGTTGATACAGAAATAAATAAGACATTAAAACAATTTAACGTTTAA
- a CDS encoding AI-2E family transporter, whose amino-acid sequence MDKRRTTNMLLLAIVIPIIFYLLKILSFIFIPLVFSMFIALLFLPLMRWFNKRKFPKFISITIILLIIGAILTIIGELVQLSSKQILSNDNMFFIKAEDKIVNLIASIQEFFGIKPKNEGIQLNQFLPKDMFIKNFGSTLGFITNLLTTILMTAFFVVLWLGESINMQKLLNHTILKQKYSSVKAFGKIEKDLIKFIKVKFLMSLFTGIGIGLACLFFDVSFPIFWGLFAFVINFVQMVGSFVSVILLSIFAFVELDPTGVLLFFILTITGVQILFGAILEPIFMGKSFSINIIAVLVMLMFWGFLWGVPGLIMAIPITVFLKIILDQFPNTKVIASLISGSGLK is encoded by the coding sequence ATGGATAAAAGGAGAACGACAAATATGTTATTACTAGCTATAGTAATTCCAATAATATTTTATTTGCTTAAAATCTTGTCGTTCATATTTATACCTTTAGTGTTTTCAATGTTTATTGCACTTTTGTTTTTACCACTTATGAGATGGTTTAACAAACGAAAATTTCCGAAATTTATAAGTATAACAATTATACTTCTTATTATAGGAGCCATACTAACAATAATAGGGGAATTAGTACAATTATCTAGTAAACAAATTTTATCTAATGATAATATGTTTTTTATTAAAGCCGAAGATAAAATTGTAAACTTAATAGCTTCAATTCAAGAATTTTTTGGTATTAAACCTAAAAATGAAGGAATTCAATTGAACCAATTTTTGCCAAAAGATATGTTTATTAAAAACTTTGGCTCTACTTTAGGTTTTATTACTAATCTATTAACTACAATATTAATGACTGCTTTTTTTGTAGTATTATGGTTAGGAGAATCAATAAATATGCAAAAATTACTTAATCATACAATACTTAAACAAAAATATTCATCAGTTAAAGCATTTGGTAAAATTGAAAAAGATTTAATTAAGTTTATAAAAGTTAAGTTTTTGATGAGCTTGTTTACAGGAATAGGAATTGGTTTAGCCTGTTTATTTTTTGATGTGAGTTTCCCTATATTTTGGGGATTATTTGCTTTTGTGATTAACTTTGTACAAATGGTAGGCTCATTTGTTTCTGTGATTTTATTATCAATATTTGCTTTTGTAGAGTTAGATCCAACTGGGGTTTTATTATTTTTCATTTTAACTATAACTGGTGTTCAAATACTATTTGGAGCTATTTTAGAACCTATTTTTATGGGGAAATCATTTTCTATAAATATTATAGCAGTTCTAGTAATGTTAATGTTTTGGGGCTTTTTATGGGGCGTTCCAGGCCTTATAATGGCAATACCTATAACTGTATTTCTTAAAATTATTTTAGATCAATTTCCAAATACTAAAGTTATTGCATCTTTAATTTCTGGATCAGGGTTAAAATAA
- a CDS encoding asparagine synthetase B, which yields MDAESQKNHLKAYGITYWTLEKQQKVQWLLNYRGGAFLIPDFEEIQRECQIRGVSYEVISDAKAESILKEISSPSKNMEAVTLEKAPKIAVYTPYGKQPWDDAVTMVLTYAEIPYETVYDKEVINDGLLLYDWLHLHHEDFTGQYGKFYRTYRSAPWYIKEKREAEELASSLGYSKVSEEKLDVALKIRDYVVGGGFMFAMCSATDSFDIALSAEGIDICEPMFDGDGSEANYQNKIDYNKTFAFTNYTLERSPNVYEFSSIDMTSQRRIPKTTDYFSLMDFSAKWDPIPTMLNQNHTALVKGFMGQTTSFKRDQIKSNVLVLGENKTNGEARYIHGIKGKGFFTFYGGHDPEDYTHRVGDPKTELDLHPTSPGYRLILNNILFPAAKKKKQKT from the coding sequence ATGGATGCAGAATCTCAAAAAAACCATCTTAAAGCTTATGGAATTACCTATTGGACTCTAGAAAAACAACAAAAAGTACAATGGCTACTTAACTACAGAGGAGGAGCTTTTTTAATTCCAGATTTCGAAGAGATACAAAGGGAATGTCAGATTAGAGGCGTGTCTTACGAGGTAATATCTGATGCAAAAGCCGAAAGTATTTTAAAAGAGATAAGTAGTCCTAGCAAAAATATGGAAGCTGTAACTTTAGAAAAGGCACCTAAAATTGCAGTATACACACCATATGGAAAACAACCTTGGGATGACGCAGTAACGATGGTGCTTACTTATGCCGAAATTCCTTATGAAACTGTTTATGATAAAGAAGTTATAAATGATGGATTATTACTTTATGATTGGTTGCATTTACATCATGAAGACTTTACTGGACAATATGGTAAATTTTATAGAACATATAGAAGCGCTCCTTGGTACATAAAGGAAAAGAGAGAAGCAGAGGAGTTAGCTAGTAGTTTAGGATATAGCAAAGTATCTGAAGAGAAACTTGATGTAGCCCTTAAAATTAGGGATTATGTTGTTGGTGGTGGGTTTATGTTTGCTATGTGTAGTGCTACAGATAGCTTTGACATAGCATTATCTGCTGAAGGTATTGATATATGTGAACCTATGTTTGACGGAGATGGAAGCGAAGCAAATTATCAAAATAAAATAGACTATAATAAAACGTTTGCATTTACAAATTATACCTTAGAAAGAAGTCCTAATGTGTATGAGTTTTCTTCTATAGATATGACTAGCCAACGTAGAATACCGAAAACAACAGATTATTTTTCTTTAATGGATTTTTCTGCCAAATGGGATCCAATTCCAACAATGTTAAATCAAAATCATACAGCGTTAGTTAAAGGGTTTATGGGGCAAACAACTTCATTTAAAAGGGATCAAATAAAATCAAATGTCTTAGTTTTAGGTGAGAATAAAACAAATGGGGAGGCTCGTTATATTCATGGAATTAAAGGAAAAGGTTTTTTTACATTTTATGGAGGTCATGACCCAGAAGATTATACTCATAGAGTAGGCGACCCTAAAACAGAATTAGATTTACATCCTACATCCCCAGGATACCGTTTAATACTTAATAATATATTATTTCCAGCAGCTAAAAAGAAGAAACAGAAAACTTGA